In Osmerus mordax isolate fOsmMor3 chromosome 27, fOsmMor3.pri, whole genome shotgun sequence, the sequence ACCACACTACCAGTAGGGCTAAACCTGGTAGGGAACGATATCCTTAAACTACTACATTGAGTATGTTTACATGCACACTAATATTCCAGTATTATTCCGCATATGACAATATTTTGAATTTGATACGGTCATGTAAACAGCATATTCAGTTAGGATATTATGAATTAGCTAAGTAATTTTCCGAATGTAGCATTTTCTGACTAAGACATTTGGGATATGCCAATATTATTCGGGTTTTATGAGCATTTTTTGGACatgtaccgtatttttcggaaaacaagccgcattttctataacccgcaccccaccagaatgggagctttgtgtttgtaaatcgtaTTTTAACCCGCACTgaaatatatgccgcacttgataagGGAagaatgataccaagcaatgcacgagtaggcTATAGGCGATTTTACAGCATGCCGtaacacttcggttgtggatagtatgtccatgtgtggcaaaatccattgttatcaaaattattttagatgtaGCCTAGTATAAGTttcttgcaaatcctgaggatagcctaccgaagttgaattagccaatgtcgttagcgatgctagctaacgttggtttgctagctgtatataacatttcactgggtcttgcggCTGTtcgatttactgaaattattatgaaatgttatgttctactagccatttgcctactttagcaagtcactgtatttcgaAGCCCTGATATTGTAACTGAGAcgaaacagtaaataattcctcttcaATACCTCTGAATAAGCCCTTGTTCCAGTGtagagcattaaattagctgcacggtctgtaaaGATCTGGGGAAGCCActctttttgttctaaaaccgggctatacgccgcttcgaaatataagccgtttcaaaatataagccgtacaaccacaacaaaactgtaaaatcggggtacaaGCCGCGGTTTtattccgaaaaatacggtatacAGTGTGTTCGGACAATGCGTCTCAACTGTGGGGTTTACAGTAGTTTGCAACACACTGCAAACTCTGTGCGTTGTACACAAACCAAGTAGTTAATCGGAGTATGCAAGGCTGCATGTAAACATGAACATTCTTTTTTATTAGCCATGTTAACAAATGAGGAGGAATATTGTCTGTTTTTGGAATAAGGGCAAAAAATAACAGAATATTTTGTGCATGTAAGTTTACGTAGTCATTGTTTTATCCACACATTATATGCTGGTTTGACAAAAACGGCAGAAGTGAGCAAAGCATAGAAATTCCTCTTGTCCAACAAGGGTAGATCAGATTACATTAAATTGTACCCATCTTAAACACAAATACTGCATATCTGTTCAATCATCATTCAAGACAGTACATTTATTATGCCAAACCTGGGTTACTTTAACTTTTTCAAACAAAGAAGTAAGTCAGACtcaggccgaatcccaatactctgtcttacccctaccccttacctctagcccttagttttgcgcgttcccgtgagagtaagtggtgtcccaatactctttttgagctaggggtagggctaagacgaaggggtatacaccccttaaaaccaagtaagctcgggagcttacttgaaacctaggggtatgtgaatactgcaCTACTTGCAACAATGGTGGACCGATCATCCAGTGAGTCCCATAAATGTTATATTTACGGCAtaaataattgattaaaaaattatgacagtcttgttttgtgctctacacagtcctgtacatatgtatttgcaaccatgttcttgaTTGAATCGTTTTTTTTAAATCGCTAGTTTGCTGcgctaacgttacattgctgatttgcacaacggtcccgcatttctctgattagTCTTGAATGGACtctgcatgtctacagttttaaactccattagcagcaaaTTTCAAACTAATttagtttgatatcagtgcataacactacttgctttggagacatttCATAGGTCTAtttagcccttacccctcagttttgagacataagggctaggggtaaactaagggctaggggtaaggggtaggggtaagacagtgTATTGGGATTCAGCCTCAGTCTGGATTGTGCATGTAGTGCCTGCTGCTTTAATATTGTCACCAACCTTTCCGTCTCACTGAAGCTACTTGAAGGCAGAGAGCTCTTGGCAGCTATGGCTCTGGAGACAAACCCCTCTTGTACCATAGAACTGCATCTTGAAGTATCAATTAGAGCTGGTCCCTCCTCTGCCCCACTGCCTTCTTCCTGTGGTTCAGACCCCAtccactcctccatcctctctgtctttatccttCGCCCATCCACCACTCCCACCCGGACATgcattccctccccctcctctccactgccccccctctctgactctATCCCTGTTTCCACGTACCACTGTCCTGCCCGGTTAATGCGTAGTATAGGCTCCTTTCCCAGCCTGCTGGTTACTGCCTCAACTGCCAGCCCCTCAGGACCCAGCCCACTATGCTCTACCATCTGGGGGCTCATGGACTCCCCTGCTGGGCTCCCAACCTCAGATATATCGATTCCGACTTCAGAGCTACCACTGCGCTGGCCAAGGACCCTAGGGTTGGTGTGGTTTGGTCTCAGGGAGATGGAGTCCCTTGACATACCCCCATCGAGTCCTCCTCCTTTCACAGACAACAGGGTCTTACTTGAACCCTTGTGGCACTGTGCCACCGCTTCAACACCAAGCTCTTCTTCTACATCTGAGAGGCTGATCTTCAGGTGTATGCCTTCCAGGATCTGTGTACAGTGGTCAATGATGTGCTGCATCTGGAGAAAGCTGGCAGCTGTCAGGTAGCTGATAATGTCTGCAAGCTGTAGGCACAGCCTCCCAGTGTAGCAGAAGGAGAGTAACTGTTCGAACACAGTAGGGTTGCGGATGACTGACAGGGAGACAGTGCTCATCTGACTGAGTGACATGTGGTCTCTGAAGTAAGGTGAACtcgcagccagaacaactttgtGAGCTCGGAAGTTCTGGCCTTGCACGTTAACCACAATATCACATAGGCGTCCCTGCATACGCAACTGGTTGAGATGGGATAAAACCGAATTGCTGAAATCAGGGATGTCCAGTTGAATACTGCCTGCTCGATCCATTCTCTTGGTTCCTGAAAGATAGGAGAAAgaaggggaaaataaatgttgtaCTACAAACGTTATACTTAAAATATTTTGCGCCTAACTGGAAACTGTGTGAGTGAACAAAAAGGCAGATGTAATTGGTTGTTTTGGACTGACCTTGGGTCTTGTGACCGTTTTGCAATATAAACTCCTCCAAAAAAGTTctgaaacgttatttcggtcgattattcctcgcCTTCactaataccaattggtattgtattttatatagttggaaagcctgattagtcacctttacaacgaggtacaacttttAAGGATcatgcattcgtggaatgagcaacacagctaaccgtgtgggtagcggcccaaaaAATTTGCAAAAATCCCcagcaatattcttctgttggtattcactctcgttttgagttgcttggtggattggatgattgcactctcccacagtaataaaataaaaaaacacatattggccatttttacactttattcattttacactgtcagggacctcagtagcgtgtggaagatccatacgcagccacaacagcttggcacctcctcctcatgctggtcaccatCCTGGTaacacactgctgtgggatggcatcccattactcaaccaggatttgtcacaagtcagccaacatgtttgcgttggtcactctggcacgtacagcacgcccaagctgatcccacttgaagctcaaaacgagagtgaataccaacagaagaatattgcaggggattttggcacatttctttgggccgctacccacacggttagctgtgttgctcattccacgaatgcacaaTCCTTAAAAGTTGTACcttgttgtaaaggtgactaatcaggctttccaactatataaaatacaataccaattggtattagtgaaggggaggaataatcgaccgaaataacgtttcagaactttttttgaggagtttagcgTGGAACATAAGtgacaaatctttttctttatttttttcatttttaagaCTAGGGTATGCTGTCGTTTATCAGATGGATGACACACTGGTTTCAAATTAAAGGGGGGGAAAGGAGCACAGATGGAGGGCAGAACCTTTCTCATTGCTCAACTGGCTAGCGTTTCAATAGGAACAGTGACTATAGTGACATCAGTGAAACCGGTTTATGACCGTAATGCTTTTGCAGTATGGTAAGGAAAAACAGAAGAgcaactcttcctctctcatatTGAGATTGGTCTAAAACCCATAGGCAATGTTACAGGGATAGCCTATGGGGGAAAAAACATGATATGGTCAGATGAGACATTCCTCACCTAGGCCTAGATGCTTGACCCTGAGGGGTCCTGTTAGGTTGTGGAAGGAAATTTCCAGGCATGTTTTGGGTTCACTTGTCCCCTTAAGAGAAGGGGGGGTTGCCTACTAGATATTACTGTGAGGTTATTCTAAGTTATCATAACTTTAATTTCTCATCCATGATTAAAATGTTCACCCCACAACTCTAGTCATAGGCTAGATAAAACAGAATTTGTAACCTTTCCTTAAAGGTTGAACAAACTGATCAGAACCGTATTATAGACTACAAACCAATAACCACAATATACAAAATTGATTATATACTTTGAACTAAATCTAACCAACTGTGCTTACTTAAGAGTTCAAAACTTTTCTCCTTACCTTAGTGGAATGCAGTTGCGATACACTAGACAAGCACTGAAACTGAGTCAGCTAGTTTAGCTAGCCTATCAATGTCAGTAACCATAACCATGGCAATCATAGTATACATTCCATAGTAAATAGAAAGCGATTTATTGTGTTAACAGATGCTATCCGCTCCGCGATGGCACTCAAATTCTGCAGCCGAAACGTGGTTCTCCTCTCGGTCACTGCAACGTACTGCAGTACGGTGATGAGATGAAGCCTAGTTGAATAGACCCCGGCGTTGCTTGCGACAGGGAGGTGGCTAGTTCAACATGGCATGCAATTGAAAGCATGGAGAATGAGATCATAGCGTAGTCTACAGCTTCTAATTCATGGCGAGTCGTCAGTAAATAGCTGCGATGCTGTTACATTTGTGGTGTCGGTGTGTATGTTAACTTATTTCCAATGTTTGTAATCGGTGAATTCCATCTCCGCTTTCATTTTCCTTTTTCATGAGACGTCAAGCGAGCTGGATGAAGCGAGCCTGAATAAGGAATCTCATTTCCGGTTGATTGCttaatttattttttctaaATAAAGGTAGCGATTCAAACAACTTTTATTGTTTGAATATCAAATGGCACGTCCCCCCCAAATACTCGATAGTGCCCTTATTGAATCATATGAAACCAAAGAAAAAGCTGACcatttaaatgaaatatagGCTAGCTAACATGGtcaactgtgagtgtgtgaggttgttCAAACTAGTCTTCCCAAGAAGGTAAAATGGTCAGGTCAATACTGCAGTTCAATACTGCCAACATATACATATTAAGATTAAGATTAAAATGAAATTGCAGCCTTGATTTAACTTTTGAGAAGAGGTTCAAGACTTTTTGTCACACTTAGTTCTTCAGTTGTGGATGGATGTCTTTTTACTCCAGATTAATGGAGGCTATGTGTAAAACAAGCCTCACCTAGCTCTTCAGTTTGAGGCCAGAAAGGCCCAAATGGAgtttgatggtattgcattcgCTTTTTGGCACCCGGCTTGTTCTGGTCATTTGAATCCAAAATAGGGTTTTACAGTAGCCTACCTACTTTGTTTTTACTGATGAGTACCTTTTTATCATTAGTACTGTACTTATTTTAACTAAGTTGTACTTAACTGTACTCACTTACCCTGATAGCTTGTTAAATCCGAACATGGACTAAATTGTGCCACAAAAATTCACACTTCTTGGCACGTCTCAGGCTATGCTCTTATTCTGAAGGTGAATTTACAAAACCGGAAATGATTTTAAGGACGTGTTCGTGGCCAGTTTCACTTACGCCTACTCGAGTTTATGTTGGAAAAGGTAAACCTGGACGTTATGTTTGGAAGTTTATTGGACTCTATTcaaatggaaatgcatttttcaaatggcaattcaatgtgcAAAGTGACAATGCAATACGCAATTCagtttgtattattttgaaTACAATTTTGAATGACCGCTTATTACATAGCATTTAATATTGACaagggccgggtttcccagattcgttaagaagctcttaacgctaagcgcttcttaggagcgttctaagagcgttctagagcgttcttagaacgctgttaagaagctcttagcgttaagagcttcttaacgaatctgggaaacccggccaaggtTTTTTCGACTCTATTCAAATGggaatgcatttttcaaatggcaattcaatgtgcGAAGTGGCAATATGGAGTCAAATTAGGGTCAATAATATTTTGCATCCGCAGAAAAAGTTTTGCATCTGCAGAAAAAGATTTGCATCCGTAAAAAAAGTATTGGTCAAAAATATTTCGgataatatacttttttttcattcattcattctacaATGTGGGAACACAACCTCACCGAGTTAAAAAACGGCAATATAAATATACCTTTGCCCTCCGCAGTAACTGGATGGGAAGACAAAGTTAAAAAATGGCCTAGaataacatacagcagcatttTTTCGTACTTTGTTGAGTCTGTGTCTTGCGATGGTGAGGCAATGATGAACCTAAAAAGCTCTGAAGCTTACCAGTATTTACACAGCGAGAAAGTCGGGCGAGTGTGGCTAAAAGAGATCACAGAAGACCTAGTCTACTTGAAAGCTGAAATAGAGCCAAGTAAGAGTCTTAAAACAACCCATCATAAGGCCTGGGTATTTGTATCAAAGACAGGAGTGATGCAGACAGCAGGCTGTTCGTGTATTGCAGGGCTAGGACGCTCTTGTAGTCATGCAGCAGCATTACTGTGGAAGGTTAGTAATGATAGTGCTAACGAGAGTAACATGGTCTTGAAAATGTGTGTCAGGTTTGTAAACGCCGGAAAGTCTACTTAAAGCATAGAAGTTGGTTTAGCATGTGATTACAAAATGTGAAACCATTCCTTCTTGTAGGTTGAGAATGCAGTCAGGCAAGGTGAGACAGGGACAGCATGTACTGATGTGCAAAGGGAATGGAAAGAAGAATGTAGGTCTGGTAAAGGCAAAGCATATTAATTTTAGGCGCCACAGACCCCAGGACACCTATCCCCACCCATCAAGGCGAGAACAAATCAATTCCACACCATTTCCCCCGACTCTTCAGAAACCATGAGGatttcaaaacacacatcaacTCCTCAGTAATGGCCCCTCTCTATCAGCTCCAAACTAATGGTCTTATCCAGCTTGCTTACAGAGCGGATGTAGAGAACAACACTGAGCCAAACCAAAATTCAGAATTGAGAATCACACTGATCATAGTACACGTCTGACATGTTGGAAGTGTTCAGTGTTTTACCAATCCTACATTGCTTTATCCCCCAATCAAATATCTACATTGGAAATAGAAACAAAGACCCAGAGTAGGTCACAGGTGTGGCATGATGCTAGGAGACTGCGTCTAACTGCAAGCACAGTGAAACAAGTCCCCAAACAACACACCACAGACCCCCAAGAATTCCTTAATGAGCACGTGTACCCCACCTTCACCGGGAACGCAGCCACAAAATATGGCTCTGAAAATGAAGTGAGGGTCATCACACTCCTTGAGAGCAGAGGGCATGCTGTGCACAACAGAGGCCTTGTGGTGCATCCTGACCACCCCTGGTTGGCAGCCAGTCCAGATGGGATCCTTGATGGGACAAAACTTCTCGAGATCAAGTGCCCCTTCAAGAGTCAGATGTCTCTTGAAGAACTTCTCACCCGGCCAAACGGTGACATAAAAATCTTGCTCATACCTCATTTGTCGAAATGGAAGAGCTGGATAGTTTTCAAGGGCAAGATATACTAGCTGCATTATTACAAGAGATAATGTGAGCTAATATTCATAATTTGGTGCCAattaaatgtacagtatgttctaTTCTTTTAGACACAAGTGGCTATGATGTGCCTAGGTCTACAGAGCTGCAAACTGGTTGTCTGGACACCAAAGGAACATTTAGAATTGGACATTCCATTCGACAAAGATTACACTGACAAACAAGTAGAGCAACtggacattttttattttatacataTGCTTCCCAGGTTGGCTGATGATTTTGGAGGAAAGAAACTACATCTCTGCCCCAAGTACTGTCGGGGAAATAATAATCTAACCAATATCAAAATGTAAAACAGCACGGAAACGGCAGCAAAGTATGATGCAAAGTGTTCATTCGAATCTAACACAAAGGATTGATTCCAACAAATGTGAGTAGACCCCGGAGTCTGACTGGAATTTTTCGCCGGACATTCGCTTATATATTTACTCTCCATTATTTTGTGATATTTTGTCATTGGTGCATTATAGTTGGTCACAGATGCATTTATGTAATTCACACCCGGTTGGTCAATTGTCACAGAATTTGAATTGCCAGTACTTTTCCTATGTTCTCCCCCTTCCAGGGCCTTCGTGAGACCTGAAACACAGCTGCACAGGGCTACTGAGTTTAAGGTCATAAATCTGTCCCATGATATCTGGGCCTTGTAGTTCTTTATATCTGGGCCTTGTAGTTTTTCATGGGAGAAGCCTACACACATACCTTTCTCTCGCACTCAAACACTATTTAtttagtcagatggctgagcggtgagggagtcgggctagtaatcagaaggttgccagttcgattcccggccgtgccaaatgacgtcgtgtccttgggcaaggcacttcaccctacttgcctcgggggaatgtccctgtactcactgtaagtcgctctggataagagcgtctgctaaatgactaaaggtaatgtaaatgtaatccagACTTCCACATTTTGGCCTTTATATCTCCTACGTTTTAGTGGTAAtactaatcagtcaacagctttgcatctggttttcagtaatatagcatataaaggtgattaagaggttcattttcaatcatataatccataatcatttctccatcttcataattacagcagtgtgatgttttttccacaacagTACCTCGAACTGTTTTGTAATTAACCCACATCAGTTGGCAATGTAAGTCTCACTCTGTGAGATGCAAACAATGGTTCAAATACATTTGTAGTATATTTTACAATTCAAAAACaggaataaatatatatacaagaTGTTGTGTAAGATTATGTAAGACATTACTTTCTGGAGATGAGCTCTCAGATTTATGAGAGCTGCACAAATCTGAAGTATCATCAATTTTAGGAACTAAGCTTATTGGCACGGTTTGGGACAGGATCTTGTACACTTTGAGACGTACATTTGCTATCCGTCTCATCTGAGTCACTTGTTCATTAGTTAGTTGGCTTTGTTTGCGTGTAAACGCAGGTATGACTAGccttaccctcctctcctcaacaaGATCTTATTGTGAACCCACGGTCCCCCATCACCAAATCACCAGGACGTAAACAATCAAGAAACCTTCTTGATTTCTGTTTGAGTTCTGTGTAATATACCTGTCACTACACTTTCCACTAAAAGCCTCTGAAATAAACATCACCATCCCTGATGGAGCAATGGCAACAAGGTACTTAACAGTGTTACTTGCATAGTAATGGCTGTAAGACTCTGAGCGCGAGTCTAAGTTTTTGGCTTTTTGCAGAACACTCTGTGCAGTCAATGGTACAAGTTACATCAGGGAAATGTTTTTGAAAAACCTGTGGCATCGTTGATTTGATTGTGTCACGGGGCAGCCATGGAATGAGGTCCTTGGTGTGCTCAGCAAGGACATCTATCCAATTCTTAACTGTTTTACTGACCTGGGCTgcatttcccgataacgatggatcgtagcaacgatcaagcaaaaaacgaaaccatcgatatttcttacgtgcgtttcccaaacatgctcgtaaggagtaggctaatctatgcactttcaagagttacaaattttcaagagacactttagctacgatgtctttaggaacggcccgtaaaactaagattcgtcctacgatggattctacgatcaacttaggcttacgacgctttcgggaaacgacCCCGACTGATATTTTAAAGCACCTTGCTAAGTCAGCCAGAACAAAATTCTGTCTGAGCTTCATGAGTGTCAACAAAACTTGGTCTTGAACTGGCATTGTTGATGACTGGGGCGCAAATCCTTGTAGACAGGAGACAAGTGTTGAACACTAGTAGAGGAATCCCTGTGTAAAGCAGACAGTCTTTATCACCTTTCAGTGTAACCTCTGCAATGGACAGTGAGATCTCTGGGGCAGGTGTGATGGACATGTTACTGATGAATCCTTTAGAGTAGGTATGGTCCTCCACAGATGGATCCATCCACTGTGTTTGGGCATCCTTGAAGGTCTGAGGTTGCTCGAACACCATCACATCAGCTTGGTCTGCAGGTAATAATAAGATGGAGACATATAGCTTTcacctggagtcaggtggctgagcggtgagggagtcgggctagtaatccgaaggtcgccagttcgattcccggtcatgccaactgacgttgtgtccttgggc encodes:
- the zbtb37 gene encoding zinc finger and BTB domain-containing protein 37 — its product is MDRAGSIQLDIPDFSNSVLSHLNQLRMQGRLCDIVVNVQGQNFRAHKVVLAASSPYFRDHMSLSQMSTVSLSVIRNPTVFEQLLSFCYTGRLCLQLADIISYLTAASFLQMQHIIDHCTQILEGIHLKISLSDVEEELGVEAVAQCHKGSSKTLLSVKGGGLDGGMSRDSISLRPNHTNPRVLGQRSGSSEVGIDISEVGSPAGESMSPQMVEHSGLGPEGLAVEAVTSRLGKEPILRINRAGQWYVETGIESERGGSGEEGEGMHVRVGVVDGRRIKTERMEEWMGSEPQEEGSGAEEGPALIDTSRCSSMVQEGFVSRAIAAKSSLPSSSFSETERFSPTGSVVVMADRQRAKSESPSRVDDQHHSTLQGEDQAVFDMGGYEEYLREQVGDRWFRYNPRLTCIYCCKSFNQKGSLDRHMRLHMGITPFVCRICGKKYTRKDQLEYHIRKHTGNKPFHCHVCGKSFPFQAILNQHFRKNHPGCAPQEVAHSASPETTTVSVTSRGVHNEEGSPSQGQPEEGSSEGTSFGEGIQASVSTTGPD